Proteins from a genomic interval of Lacticaseibacillus pabuli:
- a CDS encoding DUF3427 domain-containing protein, with amino-acid sequence MRRAKSFTMAVAFITSSGLMDLKSIFVDLAKHGVRGRLITSTYLGFNSPTVFEDLRRIPNLDVRIFEQDGFHTKAYYFDCGDFESIIIGSANLTEKALKTHFEWNLRVTSTERGDVVQDVKAELNHLWESATPLNEDWVQHYKQDWVAPKPNRAVKPVVQDGIIRPNQMQVNALEAINNLRVHEHAKRALVVAATGTGKTYLAAFDVKKFAPKRMLFIVHREQILRSAMASFKKVLGGKDDDYGILSGSERHLDCKYTFATVNMVAKERTQQQFGADAFDYIIIDEAHRVGEHASMYQSVLNYFKPEFMLGMTATPERSDGTNVYEYFDYHLAYEISLLDSLDNDLLTPFHYYGVTDYERNGEAITDTTDLKRLVADERVDYLLAKADYYGPRGDDVHGLIFVSRVAEGQQLAEKLRARGVGAIFVSGQDSVTTRMQAVRQLEKGTIKYILTVDIFNEGVDIPVLNQIVMMRPTQSAIIFLQQLGRGLRKAPRKSYVTVLDFIGNYDQNYMIPMAFDKSRTSNKEVIRKHIISPSISGVSTINFEEQARRQILRAVDKARLNDMKRFRDAYQNVKDKNGRQQPTLLDFARFGSVSVADIVKKFNTLYAMRAKFEEAPIEALTEQEQALLLFCSREIAVSKRPVEAWVLSHLLNHESMTDRAILQALDQAGIFCTQASLDSAARVLNQSYFMDQNRQKYGALPLIARHGDIWELSESFTNLLAQDASFAAYVQDTVAVCLWTLRHSTFNARQRFTIGEKYYRNDVIKMLDWEKEQNAQNVGGYMMRPDKRYLPIFIALNKTDQFKNNLAYEDEFLDRATMLWFSKSGMTSQSKREKYIIEQTRPDFVQLFVKKTDDDKQEGNDFYYLGTASVVDHQDVERPNKDGKQTKVVRFKLRLHHAVNESLYRAMTDFEELE; translated from the coding sequence CCTTCACGATGGCGGTGGCTTTCATTACCTCCAGTGGCCTGATGGATCTGAAGAGTATCTTTGTAGATCTTGCCAAGCATGGCGTGCGTGGCCGTTTAATCACCTCGACCTACCTGGGGTTCAACAGTCCGACCGTATTTGAAGATTTACGGCGGATTCCGAATTTGGACGTCCGGATATTTGAACAGGATGGTTTTCACACCAAGGCCTATTACTTTGACTGCGGTGATTTTGAAAGCATCATTATCGGCAGTGCCAACCTGACGGAAAAGGCACTGAAGACGCACTTTGAGTGGAATTTGCGTGTGACTTCCACCGAACGTGGGGATGTGGTACAGGATGTGAAGGCCGAGCTGAACCATCTCTGGGAGTCGGCGACGCCACTGAATGAAGACTGGGTGCAACATTACAAGCAGGACTGGGTGGCACCGAAACCCAATCGTGCGGTGAAACCAGTTGTGCAAGATGGCATTATCAGGCCCAATCAGATGCAGGTCAACGCACTGGAGGCAATCAATAACCTCCGGGTGCATGAACATGCCAAACGGGCGCTAGTGGTCGCGGCAACTGGGACGGGGAAAACCTACCTGGCCGCTTTTGACGTGAAAAAGTTTGCGCCAAAACGAATGTTGTTCATCGTTCACCGGGAGCAAATTTTGCGTTCAGCGATGGCTAGCTTTAAAAAGGTGCTGGGCGGCAAGGACGACGACTACGGCATTTTGAGCGGTAGTGAGCGGCACCTGGATTGCAAGTACACTTTTGCGACGGTGAATATGGTGGCAAAGGAAAGAACGCAGCAGCAGTTCGGCGCAGATGCCTTTGACTACATCATTATTGATGAAGCGCACCGGGTTGGGGAACACGCCTCGATGTACCAGTCCGTGCTCAACTATTTCAAACCGGAATTTATGTTGGGGATGACGGCGACGCCGGAACGGTCTGATGGAACGAACGTGTATGAGTACTTTGACTACCACCTCGCCTACGAAATTTCGCTGCTGGATTCGCTCGACAATGACCTGCTGACGCCGTTCCACTACTACGGCGTGACTGACTACGAACGCAACGGCGAGGCGATAACGGATACCACGGATCTAAAGCGCCTCGTCGCGGATGAGCGTGTGGATTATTTACTCGCCAAGGCCGATTACTATGGACCACGCGGCGACGACGTGCATGGCCTGATTTTTGTCAGCCGGGTTGCAGAGGGACAGCAGTTAGCTGAGAAACTCCGTGCCCGTGGTGTTGGCGCCATCTTCGTGAGCGGGCAGGACAGCGTGACAACACGAATGCAGGCGGTCAGGCAGCTCGAAAAAGGCACGATCAAGTACATCCTGACGGTCGATATCTTTAACGAAGGGGTCGATATTCCCGTTCTGAACCAGATTGTCATGATGCGTCCTACGCAATCCGCAATCATTTTCCTGCAGCAATTGGGGCGTGGCTTGCGCAAGGCACCACGTAAATCCTATGTGACGGTGCTCGACTTCATCGGGAACTATGACCAGAACTACATGATTCCGATGGCCTTTGATAAGTCGCGGACCAGCAACAAGGAGGTCATTCGCAAACACATCATTTCGCCAAGCATCTCGGGTGTCTCGACGATTAACTTTGAAGAACAGGCACGCCGGCAGATTTTACGCGCCGTCGACAAAGCGCGATTGAACGATATGAAGCGATTCCGGGATGCTTACCAGAATGTGAAGGACAAAAATGGCCGACAGCAGCCGACACTACTGGATTTCGCACGTTTTGGCAGTGTGAGCGTGGCGGACATCGTGAAGAAGTTCAACACGCTTTACGCAATGCGGGCGAAGTTTGAAGAGGCGCCAATCGAGGCACTCACCGAGCAGGAGCAGGCGTTACTATTGTTTTGTTCACGCGAGATTGCCGTTTCAAAGCGACCGGTCGAGGCTTGGGTACTGTCACACCTGCTGAATCACGAGTCGATGACGGATCGCGCCATTTTGCAGGCGCTAGACCAGGCTGGTATCTTTTGCACCCAGGCGTCTCTTGATAGTGCGGCCCGAGTGCTGAATCAAAGCTATTTCATGGATCAGAACCGGCAAAAATATGGTGCGCTGCCATTGATTGCACGTCATGGGGACATTTGGGAGCTGAGTGAGTCGTTCACAAACTTACTAGCTCAGGACGCATCTTTTGCGGCGTATGTTCAAGACACCGTGGCAGTGTGCTTATGGACGTTGCGCCATAGTACGTTTAACGCCCGCCAGCGGTTTACTATCGGTGAAAAATATTACCGAAATGATGTCATTAAGATGTTGGACTGGGAGAAGGAACAGAACGCGCAGAACGTCGGCGGGTACATGATGCGGCCGGACAAGCGCTATTTGCCGATATTCATCGCGCTGAACAAAACTGACCAGTTCAAAAACAACCTGGCCTATGAAGACGAGTTTTTGGACCGTGCGACGATGCTGTGGTTCTCCAAAAGTGGCATGACATCGCAAAGTAAACGGGAAAAATACATTATCGAACAGACTCGACCTGATTTCGTCCAATTATTCGTGAAAAAGACCGACGATGACAAGCAAGAGGGCAATGATTTTTACTATCTTGGCACAGCCAGTGTCGTCGATCATCAGGATGTCGAGCGTCCCAACAAGGATGGCAAACAGACGAAGGTGGTTCGCTTTAAACTGCGGCTGCATCATGCCGTAAATGAGAGCTTATACCGCGCCATGACGGACTTTGAGGAATTAGAATAG
- the agaB gene encoding PTS galactosamine transporter subunit IIB has protein sequence MAANILLTRIDNRLVHGQVGVTWTRAINANLIVVANDLAAGDPLQQKLMSTTAESSGAGIRFFTIEKTINVINKAADRQHIFLVTKTPEDLRKLVEGGVPIKEVDVGNMHFAQGKREITKKVYVDDADQQDLLYVANQGIKIYVQDYPGDKQYTVDEKLFK, from the coding sequence ATGGCAGCGAACATTTTGTTAACTCGTATCGATAATCGCTTGGTTCATGGTCAGGTTGGAGTTACCTGGACACGAGCTATTAACGCTAATCTGATTGTTGTCGCCAATGACCTGGCAGCGGGAGATCCGCTTCAGCAGAAGTTGATGTCAACAACCGCCGAATCATCTGGTGCTGGCATTCGTTTCTTCACGATTGAAAAAACGATCAACGTCATCAACAAAGCAGCTGATCGTCAGCACATTTTCCTAGTTACCAAGACGCCTGAAGATTTACGCAAGTTGGTTGAAGGCGGCGTGCCTATCAAGGAAGTTGATGTCGGCAACATGCACTTTGCTCAGGGCAAACGCGAAATCACGAAGAAAGTTTACGTGGATGACGCGGATCAGCAGGACCTGCTCTACGTAGCAAACCAAGGCATTAAGATTTACGTGCAAGATTATCCTGGCGACAAACAATACACCGTCGACGAGAAACTGTTTAAGTAA
- the agaC gene encoding PTS galactosamine transporter subunit IIC, giving the protein MTITLTQGILIAVWAMIAGLDCWLQAFFIFRPIIVCTITGLILGDLQLGVIAGGLTELAFAGLTPAGGTQPPNTVLCGIMTVVIAATNHTAPATAIGLSLPFAMLMQYVLLFFYSSFSLFMPRFDKYAEEGNAKAFKRLNFVPLTIVVIAFGLVAFLSAYAAQAPMHALVNSMPHWLTHGFELAGGILPAVGFAMLLKVMLKPQYMPYLVLGFVMASMIPFSNVLPVALVGGVFAAIEYFRTRENNDLQNKIKELESQSKGDGMDDGI; this is encoded by the coding sequence ATGACTATAACACTCACACAAGGTATTCTCATTGCCGTGTGGGCTATGATTGCAGGTCTTGACTGCTGGTTGCAGGCATTCTTCATTTTCCGTCCCATTATTGTCTGCACCATCACTGGACTCATTCTGGGTGATCTGCAATTGGGTGTTATCGCCGGTGGGTTAACTGAGCTTGCTTTTGCGGGCTTGACTCCTGCTGGTGGTACACAACCACCTAACACCGTACTTTGCGGGATTATGACTGTTGTCATTGCCGCAACGAACCACACCGCACCAGCTACTGCGATTGGGCTTTCTCTTCCATTCGCTATGTTGATGCAGTACGTACTGCTATTCTTCTACTCTTCATTCTCACTGTTCATGCCTCGCTTCGACAAGTACGCTGAAGAGGGTAACGCTAAGGCATTCAAGCGTTTGAACTTCGTGCCACTGACCATCGTTGTTATTGCGTTTGGTCTTGTTGCTTTCCTCAGTGCATACGCCGCACAGGCACCAATGCACGCACTGGTTAACTCAATGCCACACTGGTTGACACATGGATTTGAACTTGCTGGTGGTATCCTGCCAGCTGTTGGTTTCGCAATGCTGCTCAAGGTTATGCTCAAGCCTCAATACATGCCATACTTGGTACTTGGTTTCGTTATGGCAAGCATGATCCCATTCAGCAACGTTCTCCCAGTCGCACTCGTTGGTGGCGTCTTTGCCGCTATCGAATACTTCCGGACTCGCGAAAACAACGATTTGCAGAACAAGATAAAGGAACTGGAATCACAGTCTAAAGGAGATGGCATGGACGATGGCATCTAG
- the agaD gene encoding PTS galactosamine transporter subunit IID: MASSDTEKTTPKRHSLFTNHEISMLGIRSNLVQASFSYERMHSPGWTWAQLPYWQKIYKDDPKGLSRVMVDNMEFINSSPPLYPILMGLLLTMEEDHVDPVTIKGLKNALFGPMAGIGDAIFWFTIMPIVGGISASIAKNGNVFGPILFFLVYLFLFWSRMPLAHLGYNLGTRAIDVIQENSTVISHVASILGLTVIGSLIASYVKMALTIKIGAGNTTIDLQKQLLDKIFPNILPFAFVFLLYWLLRKNISPIWLIVLTFAMAIVMSAIGWM; the protein is encoded by the coding sequence ATGGCATCTAGTGATACTGAAAAAACTACACCTAAGCGCCACTCACTGTTCACCAATCATGAAATCTCAATGCTGGGTATCCGTTCTAACTTGGTTCAGGCTTCGTTCTCTTATGAACGTATGCACTCACCAGGCTGGACTTGGGCACAGCTGCCATATTGGCAAAAGATTTACAAGGATGATCCAAAGGGTCTAAGCCGGGTCATGGTTGATAACATGGAATTTATCAACAGTTCACCTCCACTGTACCCAATCCTCATGGGATTGCTGCTTACGATGGAAGAGGATCATGTTGACCCAGTTACGATCAAAGGTTTGAAGAACGCGCTGTTCGGTCCAATGGCCGGCATTGGTGATGCAATCTTCTGGTTCACTATCATGCCTATCGTTGGTGGGATTAGTGCTTCTATTGCCAAGAATGGTAACGTCTTTGGTCCTATCCTGTTCTTCCTGGTATATCTGTTCCTGTTCTGGTCACGTATGCCACTGGCTCACTTAGGATACAACCTAGGGACCCGAGCCATTGATGTGATTCAGGAAAACTCAACCGTCATTTCTCACGTCGCTTCTATTCTTGGTTTGACCGTTATCGGCTCTCTGATTGCGTCCTATGTCAAGATGGCACTGACGATTAAGATTGGCGCTGGTAATACGACGATTGATCTGCAAAAGCAATTGCTGGATAAGATCTTTCCAAATATCTTGCCATTCGCGTTTGTCTTCCTGCTTTACTGGCTACTGCGCAAGAACATCAGTCCAATCTGGCTCATTGTGCTCACCTTCGCAATGGCAATTGTGATGTCAGCTATCGGTTGGATGTAG
- a CDS encoding PTS sugar transporter subunit IIA, which translates to MTNVRLIISGHGKFATGLKGAIALLAKAPDNWQFVDFSEGMSDSDLQSKFEAIIAQDADAETLFFTDLAGGTPYKVAATLANGKKNMSVIAGCNLASLLEIIYSNVDTADALADTMIDISHKAIDKFELAAATPDQSDSDESDGI; encoded by the coding sequence ATGACTAATGTGAGATTGATTATTTCAGGGCACGGCAAATTTGCCACCGGACTTAAGGGCGCGATTGCGCTACTGGCTAAAGCCCCTGACAACTGGCAGTTCGTTGATTTTTCAGAGGGTATGTCTGATTCCGATCTTCAAAGTAAGTTTGAAGCCATTATTGCCCAAGACGCGGATGCCGAGACCTTGTTCTTCACCGACCTAGCAGGTGGTACGCCCTACAAAGTAGCCGCGACCCTTGCCAATGGGAAGAAGAACATGAGTGTCATTGCTGGGTGCAACCTGGCATCATTGCTCGAGATTATTTACTCGAACGTTGATACGGCGGATGCACTGGCCGACACGATGATTGATATTTCTCACAAAGCAATCGATAAATTTGAGTTAGCGGCTGCAACGCCTGATCAGTCAGATTCTGATGAGTCTGACGGGATTTAA
- a CDS encoding TetR/AcrR family transcriptional regulator: MPQLNSSQIRTRKAILNTFNQLLAVRPFDQISVRLICETVPVHHSTFYRYFDDKFDLLQGYLIAEYDAVKDSADHLTAIIDQIMTHWAQFENLTRFNAQRDIYYELINMVSNILNEQALHTTTPGLLLDMVRESPHADYATYGLAGSVVGVIIKWNQQPDVNPNDLRQLFTDLAVDWQVQLAGIRHNTQSGASSADFS, from the coding sequence ATGCCGCAATTGAACTCGAGCCAAATTCGCACCCGGAAGGCCATTTTGAACACGTTCAACCAGTTGCTGGCTGTGCGGCCATTTGATCAAATATCGGTGCGCTTAATTTGTGAAACGGTGCCGGTGCACCACAGTACCTTTTATCGCTATTTCGACGACAAGTTCGACTTGCTGCAGGGCTATCTCATCGCTGAATATGACGCCGTTAAGGATAGCGCTGATCACCTTACCGCCATCATCGACCAAATCATGACGCACTGGGCGCAGTTTGAGAATTTAACCCGTTTCAACGCGCAACGGGATATCTACTACGAACTAATAAACATGGTGAGCAATATTCTGAACGAGCAGGCGCTCCACACGACGACACCAGGCCTATTGCTGGATATGGTACGTGAATCACCGCATGCTGATTACGCGACGTATGGTCTCGCTGGTAGCGTAGTGGGTGTGATTATCAAGTGGAATCAGCAGCCTGATGTTAATCCGAACGATTTGCGGCAGCTATTCACTGATTTGGCGGTCGATTGGCAAGTCCAGTTGGCTGGTATCCGCCATAATACGCAAAGTGGCGCGTCATCCGCAGATTTCAGTTAG
- a CDS encoding SDR family NAD(P)-dependent oxidoreductase, whose amino-acid sequence MQKVYVVTGVSSGVGQATARQLLAAGNQVIGIARRAADQTDLAQQVAILVNMDLSDNQQVAAGVATILAQTKRIDGLINVAGMTHNGPVEVVSDEQAQQVMQVNVYGVMRLVRGFLPLLRAQGFGRIINVSSIMGRGVYQPLMGWYTASKRALEALTDTLRLEVAPFGIGVSLIEPNGIATPMVHAPHFEAQFKDTAYRPLAKMMDKAFAAGDAHLTPVDDVAALVIKAATTARPRARYVIGYQSRLIIAAARHLPTRLFDRQLRKMLKW is encoded by the coding sequence ATGCAAAAAGTATATGTGGTAACAGGTGTTTCTTCAGGTGTTGGGCAGGCAACGGCCCGTCAATTATTAGCAGCGGGGAATCAGGTGATTGGCATTGCCCGGCGTGCGGCGGACCAAACGGATTTGGCACAGCAGGTCGCAATCTTAGTGAACATGGACCTAAGCGATAATCAGCAGGTCGCTGCGGGTGTGGCGACCATCCTGGCACAAACGAAACGAATTGATGGCCTGATTAATGTGGCGGGTATGACGCATAATGGACCCGTAGAAGTTGTCTCAGATGAGCAGGCACAACAGGTGATGCAGGTTAACGTCTATGGTGTGATGCGGCTCGTGCGCGGTTTCTTGCCGTTACTGCGCGCGCAAGGATTTGGCCGCATTATCAATGTCTCATCGATTATGGGCCGCGGGGTGTACCAGCCGCTTATGGGGTGGTACACGGCCAGTAAACGTGCACTGGAGGCCTTGACGGATACGCTGCGTCTGGAGGTGGCACCATTTGGCATTGGTGTTAGCCTCATTGAGCCTAATGGGATTGCGACGCCAATGGTTCACGCACCTCATTTCGAAGCACAGTTTAAGGACACTGCGTACCGGCCACTGGCGAAAATGATGGACAAGGCTTTTGCGGCTGGGGATGCTCATCTCACACCGGTTGATGACGTGGCCGCGTTGGTTATCAAAGCTGCCACCACAGCTCGCCCGCGTGCACGCTACGTGATTGGTTACCAGTCGCGGTTGATTATTGCCGCGGCCCGGCACCTGCCAACTCGCCTGTTTGATCGGCAGCTGCGCAAAATGCTTAAGTGGTAA
- a CDS encoding TetR/AcrR family transcriptional regulator yields MTINTHKRHQTQQTIYDAFWQLYQRKAINQVTVKEITQTAGINRSTFYEYFADPYDVLAQLEKRLLPPLDNENKDGISYCLGVYEKNKNYFKVLLGQNGDPAFVYNLQDQLAEYFAYQLGSAVASDTQRYFKLQFVASGLVGVLQRYFDDNGGMTNDEVIALLQNMVLDGMHIRLVGNQFVAD; encoded by the coding sequence ATGACGATTAACACTCACAAACGGCACCAGACCCAGCAGACCATTTACGACGCGTTCTGGCAGTTGTACCAGCGCAAGGCGATTAACCAGGTGACGGTGAAGGAAATTACACAAACGGCGGGTATCAACCGCAGTACCTTCTATGAATATTTCGCGGACCCGTACGACGTCCTAGCTCAGCTAGAGAAGCGCCTATTGCCCCCACTTGATAACGAAAACAAAGACGGCATTAGTTACTGTTTAGGTGTCTATGAAAAGAACAAGAACTACTTTAAGGTCCTGCTCGGTCAAAACGGGGATCCCGCCTTCGTCTACAACCTGCAGGACCAGTTGGCAGAGTACTTCGCCTATCAACTCGGTTCGGCTGTTGCTTCCGACACGCAGCGGTACTTCAAATTGCAATTCGTTGCGTCAGGCCTAGTTGGCGTCCTGCAACGCTATTTTGATGACAACGGCGGCATGACCAACGATGAGGTCATTGCCCTACTCCAAAACATGGTATTGGATGGCATGCATATCAGATTGGTCGGCAATCAATTCGTTGCTGATTGA
- a CDS encoding ATP-binding cassette domain-containing protein — MALLEIKHVNKSYTQAGEQVQVLHDINATFNGGEFVSILGESGGGKSTLLNIIGGLDQNYEGTVTHRGVDLKSSGTQSLDKYRRQTVGFVFQSFNLISHLTIIDNVILPMKMSTLSNQEQHDRALKLLTQLGVGAQADKHPNQLSGGQKQRVAIARALASDPDILIADEPTGALDAANTDAVLAILKDIAKTGKLVIQVTHSVAAAHAGNRIVHLDNGTITQIEELSAASPNAGRTGTSAAQSTRKSIGFWNAFGLALKHLRYNWRRNIFIVAGFAIGIFAVVTMLFLGDGIKGYMTNQINQQVNPRSFVVTKKTGGLIPNLAKVSLTDRDVKRVGAIKHVRHSEPIYAASQAQVSRGTKVASEQYLTTDNPALLSRDLTKGRNPHDGAKEITLSKNSAKTLAKNWRGMIGKRVTLNTQILKQGKPVQITGDFKVVGITKATSSYVDYAGLRSVFSANHQTMHANAIAVTVGSLARVKPVQTRIKHLTNTSGKKTFVVTGAANILDTLMKYVSLATYVLAAIAGISLLVSAFMIIVVMFISVTERTKEIGVLRALGATTGDVRNLFLSEALIIGGLAGAVGLIIALGAALGVNGAIASAIHYAILQPSLGLSVGILLLSVVIGVVAALAPSRQAAKLDPIQALAAE, encoded by the coding sequence GTGGCTTTACTAGAAATCAAGCACGTCAACAAGAGTTACACGCAGGCCGGTGAGCAGGTCCAGGTCCTGCACGATATCAACGCTACATTTAACGGCGGGGAATTTGTCTCCATTCTCGGCGAATCTGGTGGTGGTAAGAGTACGCTACTCAATATTATTGGGGGCCTGGATCAAAACTACGAGGGAACGGTGACCCATCGCGGCGTGGATCTCAAAAGTAGCGGCACCCAGTCGCTCGATAAGTATCGCCGGCAAACGGTGGGCTTCGTCTTTCAGAGTTTCAACCTAATTAGTCACCTGACCATCATCGACAATGTCATTTTACCCATGAAGATGTCGACGCTGAGCAATCAGGAACAACATGACCGCGCGCTGAAACTGCTCACGCAACTGGGCGTTGGGGCACAAGCGGACAAGCATCCGAACCAGCTGTCTGGTGGCCAAAAGCAACGGGTTGCGATTGCACGGGCGCTCGCCAGTGACCCGGACATCCTGATTGCGGATGAACCGACCGGGGCGCTGGACGCTGCGAACACGGATGCGGTGCTGGCCATTTTGAAGGACATTGCCAAGACTGGCAAGCTGGTCATTCAGGTCACGCATTCCGTTGCTGCGGCGCACGCCGGGAACCGGATTGTGCATCTCGATAATGGGACCATCACGCAGATTGAGGAGCTAAGTGCGGCTAGCCCGAATGCCGGGCGCACCGGTACTAGCGCCGCGCAGAGCACGCGCAAGAGTATTGGTTTCTGGAATGCCTTTGGACTTGCCTTGAAGCACCTTCGCTATAACTGGCGGCGCAATATCTTCATCGTTGCCGGGTTTGCAATTGGTATCTTCGCCGTCGTGACCATGCTGTTCCTGGGCGATGGCATCAAGGGCTACATGACGAACCAAATTAATCAGCAGGTCAACCCACGGTCGTTTGTGGTGACCAAAAAGACGGGTGGCTTGATTCCCAACCTCGCGAAGGTGTCGCTCACTGACCGGGACGTTAAGCGAGTTGGTGCCATCAAGCACGTCCGGCATTCAGAGCCTATCTACGCGGCATCACAGGCACAAGTTTCACGTGGAACAAAGGTCGCCAGCGAGCAATACCTGACGACGGACAACCCAGCCTTGCTCTCGCGTGATCTGACGAAGGGGCGGAACCCGCATGATGGCGCTAAGGAGATAACCCTCAGCAAAAACAGCGCGAAAACTTTGGCGAAAAACTGGCGGGGGATGATTGGCAAACGGGTGACGCTCAACACGCAGATACTGAAGCAGGGCAAGCCCGTCCAAATCACCGGTGATTTCAAAGTCGTTGGTATCACTAAGGCCACAAGTAGTTACGTGGATTATGCAGGATTGCGGTCCGTCTTCAGTGCGAACCACCAGACCATGCACGCCAACGCGATTGCGGTGACTGTGGGTTCCCTAGCACGTGTGAAACCTGTACAAACGCGCATCAAGCACCTGACGAATACTAGTGGTAAAAAAACGTTTGTCGTCACGGGTGCCGCGAACATCCTGGATACGTTGATGAAGTACGTGTCGCTGGCAACGTATGTCCTGGCAGCAATTGCTGGCATCTCGCTACTGGTATCGGCCTTTATGATCATCGTTGTGATGTTTATCAGCGTCACTGAGCGGACCAAGGAAATTGGGGTGCTCCGGGCGCTTGGCGCGACGACGGGGGATGTACGCAACCTCTTCCTATCAGAGGCGCTCATCATCGGGGGCCTTGCCGGTGCGGTTGGACTGATCATCGCACTCGGCGCGGCATTAGGCGTGAACGGCGCGATTGCATCCGCCATTCACTACGCCATCTTGCAACCGTCACTGGGACTAAGCGTGGGCATTTTGCTCCTGTCAGTCGTCATCGGTGTGGTTGCGGCCCTTGCGCCATCGCGCCAGGCGGCTAAACTGGATCCGATTCAGGCGCTCGCAGCAGAGTAG
- a CDS encoding alpha/beta hydrolase fold domain-containing protein: MPKVKFTQAQRNTVSKEAAATISTMTGFDLPNFIPLTKHMILNMRKQFQTGEDKNEMAIIDGHKLNVKHISLNGVPGMLITAPDVQMNKGVIFNVHGGGFIMGTARDRNGLLAAAETKLPVYSVDYTLSPEATALTVLGEVEHFYQGVIEAAGTQPITIMGSSAGSTIAASTIVRAHTKGMQLPAAAVLMCPALDISGNGDSAVFNDHRDALSTHLSLRLAQSYIGDNDPLSPDVSPMYATIGDWFPPTVMTTGTRDAMLSNVLRFTDKLKDAKVPNHSIIKDGMWHGFTWEENLPEAIATRKEMWQWIMQYNKA, translated from the coding sequence ATGCCAAAAGTTAAATTCACCCAAGCACAACGCAACACCGTTTCTAAAGAAGCTGCCGCCACCATTAGCACCATGACGGGTTTTGACTTGCCGAACTTTATCCCGCTTACCAAACACATGATTTTGAACATGCGCAAGCAATTTCAGACCGGCGAGGACAAGAACGAAATGGCCATTATTGACGGCCACAAACTGAACGTGAAGCACATTAGTCTGAACGGCGTTCCCGGCATGTTAATTACTGCGCCTGACGTCCAGATGAACAAAGGGGTTATCTTCAACGTGCACGGCGGCGGCTTCATCATGGGGACGGCCCGTGATCGTAATGGCCTGCTGGCAGCTGCTGAGACCAAGCTACCGGTTTACTCAGTGGACTACACCTTGTCACCAGAAGCAACGGCACTGACTGTTCTCGGCGAAGTAGAACATTTCTACCAAGGTGTGATCGAGGCAGCTGGGACGCAGCCAATCACCATCATGGGGAGCTCAGCCGGGTCCACCATCGCCGCCTCGACCATCGTGCGTGCCCACACCAAGGGGATGCAACTGCCGGCCGCAGCGGTACTCATGTGCCCAGCCCTCGACATCTCGGGTAATGGCGATAGCGCCGTCTTTAACGACCACCGCGATGCGCTGTCCACCCATTTGTCTTTGCGCCTCGCCCAGAGCTATATCGGAGACAACGACCCATTATCCCCAGATGTTTCGCCAATGTACGCGACGATTGGGGACTGGTTCCCGCCAACGGTCATGACCACGGGCACCCGTGACGCGATGCTCAGCAACGTCCTGCGCTTTACCGACAAACTGAAGGATGCCAAGGTACCAAACCATTCAATCATCAAGGATGGCATGTGGCACGGCTTCACCTGGGAAGAAAACTTGCCGGAAGCAATTGCGACCCGCAAGGAGATGTGGCAGTGGATCATGCAGTATAATAAGGCCTGA